From the genome of Triticum aestivum cultivar Chinese Spring chromosome 3B, IWGSC CS RefSeq v2.1, whole genome shotgun sequence, one region includes:
- the LOC123069440 gene encoding triose phosphate/phosphate translocator TPT, chloroplastic, producing the protein MPALGTLSAGGAAAGVAGLLRLRRGPALASPLPAAARAGAVHDAGQLVWGRQLRPALVLPAGLLPLQASKRLTLRPPAASAEPAGEAKSPGLLEKYPAITTGFFFFMWYFLNVIFNILNKKIYNYFPYPYFVSVIHLLVGVVYCLLSWAVGLPKRAPINATLLKLLFPVALCHALGHVTSNVSFATVAVSFAHTIKALEPFFNAAATQFVLGQTVPLSLWLSLAPVVLGVSMASLTELSFSWKGFINAMISNISFTYRSIYSKKAMTDMDSTNVYAYISIIALVVCIPPALIIEGPQLMQYGLNDAIAKVGMTKFVSDLFLVGLFYHLYNQIATNTLERVAPLTHAVGNVLKRVFVIGFSIIIFGNKITTQTGIGTCVAIAGVAIYSYIKAKIEEEKRAKAA; encoded by the exons ATGCCGGCCCTCGGGACGCTCTccgccggcggcgccgccgccggcgtcgcgggcctgctccgcctccgccgcggccccgCCCTCGCCTCGCCCCtgccggccgccgcccgcgccggcgccgTCCACGACGCCGGCCAGCTCGTCTGGGGCCGCCAGCTCCGCCCGGCCCTcgtcctccccgccggcctgctcccGCTCCAGGCCTCCAAGAGGCTCACGCTCCgaccgcccgccgcctccgccgagcCCGCCGG GGAGGCCAAGTCGCCAGGGTTGCTGGAGAAGTACCCTGCAATCACCAccggcttcttcttcttcatgtg GTACTTCCTGAACGTCATATTCAACATCCTTAACAAGAAGATCTACAACTACTTCCCCTACCCATA CTTTGTCTCCGTGATCCATCTACTTGTGGGAGTTGTGTACTGCCTCCTCAGCTGGGCCGTCGGTCTCCCGAAGCGTGCG CCTATCAATGCAACGCTCCTGAAGCTGCTCTTTCCTGTGGCATTGTGCCATGCTCTTGGTCATGTCACAAGCAACGTGTCCTTTGCTACTGTTGCAGTCTCGTTTGCCCACACTATTAAAG CTTTGGAGCCCTTCTTCAATGCAGCTGCTACCCAGTTTGTCCTTGGACAGACAGTTCCCTTGTCTCTGTGGTTGTCTCTTGCCCCTGTTGTGCTTG GTGTTTCAATGGCATCCCTCACTGAACTGTCGTTTAGCTGGAAGGGTTTCATCAATGCTATGATCTCTAACATCTCATTCACTTACCGGAGTATTTATTCCAAGAAAGCCATG ACTGACATGGATAGCACCAACGTGTATGCTTACATCTCAATAATTGCTCTAGTTGTCTGCATACCGCCTGCACTTATT ATTGAAGGACCACAGCTAATGCAGTATGGATTAAACGATGCAATTGCAAAAGTAGGAATGACAAAATTTGTATCAGATCTTTTCCTGGTGGGATTGTTCTACCATCTCTATAATCAG ATTGCTACAAACACTTTGGAACGGGTGGCCCCTCTGACACATGCTGTTGGCAATGTGTTGAAAAGGGTTTTCGTCATTGGTTTCTCGATCATCATTTTTG GCAACAAAATTACCACACAGACTGGAATTGGGACTTGCGTTGCAATAGCTGGTGTTGCCATCTACTCGTACATCAAAGCTAAGATCGAGGAGGAGAAAAGG GCGAAGGCCGCGTGA